In Humulus lupulus chromosome 6, drHumLupu1.1, whole genome shotgun sequence, a single genomic region encodes these proteins:
- the LOC133781939 gene encoding mitochondrial uncoupling protein 5-like yields MGLKGFVEGGIASIVAGASTHPLDLIKVRMQLQGEPSLAAPNPAMQPLIRPAMAGNISIPALRMVEPPPRVGPVSIGVGIVRSEGVAALFSGVSATILRQTLYSATRMGLYEVLRGKWTDPETGNFSLPRKIAAGLVAGGVGAAVGNPADVAMVRMQADGRLPINERRNYKSVVDAIGQMSKSEGVTSLWRGSALTVNRAMIVTASQLASYDQIKEMILEKGVMRDGIGTHVTASFAAGFVAAVASNPVDVIKTRVMNMRVEAGAPPPYSGALDCALKTVKAEGPMALYKGFIPTISRQGPFTVVLFVTLEQIRKVLKDF; encoded by the coding sequence ATGGGATTGAAGGGTTTTGTAGAAGGAGGAATCGCTTCCATTGTCGCCGGAGCTTCAACACACCCACTCGACCTCATCAAGGTCCGTATGCAGCTTCAAGGCGAGCCATCCCTCGCTGCTCCCAACCCTGCCATGCAGCCTTTAATCCGTCCAGCCATGGCCGGGAACATCTCCATTCCAGCCTTACGCATGGTGGAGCCGCCGCCACGTGTCGGACCAGTCTCCATCGGGGTCGGCATAGTCCGTAGCGAAGGAGTCGCCGCTCTCTTCTCAGGTGTCTCCGCCACCATCCTCCGCCAAACCCTCTACTCCGCCACCCGAATGGGGCTCTACGAAGTCCTAAGAGGAAAGTGGACCGATCCCGAAACCGGAAACTTCTCGCTCCCCAGAAAAATCGCAGCCGGGCTGGTAGCCGGCGGAGTCGGAGCGGCCGTCGGGAACCCAGCCGACGTGGCAATGGTTCGTATGCAAGCCGACGGGAGGCTCCCGATCAACGAGCGGAGAAACTACAAGAGCGTGGTGGATGCGATCGGTCAGATGTCGAAGAGCGAGGGAGTGACCAGCCTGTGGCGCGGCTCGGCGCTGACGGTGAACCGGGCCATGATCGTGACGGCGTCGCAGCTGGCGTCGTACGATCAGATCAAGGAGATGATCTTGGAAAAGGGTGTGATGAGGGATGGGATAGGGACCCACGTGACGGCCAGCTTCGCGGCGGGGTTCGTGGCGGCGGTGGCGTCGAACCCGGTGGACGTTATAAAGACTAGGGTGATGAACATGAGGGTGGAGGCCGGAGCACCGCCGCCTTACTCCGGGGCTTTGGACTGTGCCCTTAAGACGGTCAAAGCTGAGGGACCGATGGCCTTGTACAAGGGCTTCATCCCTACGATTTCGAGACAAGGACCGTTTACAGTGGTGTTGTTCGTCACACTGGAACAGATCAGGAAGGTCCTTAAAGATTTTTGA